One window of Candidatus Regiella endosymbiont of Tuberolachnus salignus genomic DNA carries:
- a CDS encoding matrixin family metalloprotease, whose amino-acid sequence MNHVDSLAKELLKESVQWKKSFGQERELTFKYLTPDYHDSAYYDNGQYYTNLSPFTVQQREITQSILDEIADLTGLKFRMVGSDEASNLTFGNYNSTTSTIAGYAYYPNSSESSAIWINTHFLPNFKKIVTHEIGHALGLRHTEDLANPNSVMSYDDNIDELQAADILALRQLYERDSDPIAEERIQRRLQEKEQIRIREQQAQELRQAKEIEQRQQTIERSRQEFMRESQAREQAWKQQQEREVQQIQQIERKQKEELQKREELAQKQEQERIHRRRQEEERIRALDKAREEEDAQMEREHHEESVRRQKQQQQIEQEYAEELARRQKQDEQSRLQEVEQVEKEQFSETDQIQRRNESVLAVKITNDHAFYKLICEKASHYDYSVKQFNLLYFNISEVMIKKPFTIKEINDFCQQNDISLFSSDELLSLVPKKERPVYVEYAANRGGAPQHDYLSASVDINASYIEKNAMPQESQQDYIIDADVFYKFIYKKLCNSEYTYSQYNILYERISEELIHTRLSIDEIMEKYAECGISPPMQEEIEELITKQKQTRSTDNFYENTGLNFQGRIKINMQDKQPAPSAEGDGFELNVDLFQARSFEDAQDKNNDGIANKQNILRSLESTLATFNHVFGIKKDNNPLKANGNTASFRLFLFDDVASYQKYLSQSRGKNIPGGRAAENSDNNYISNMYSYYDNTQSDAPSHLNHKSYNYVIRHEFVQALTFYLTSKLDLGKVLMEGLAEYVVHLTDGDSVTDFAKRVGDEYKDYSLEQIIKGKIDPYRTGAAAVAYLEESYPNFMDNLLYAATEDRKTDQGRVYFKQMMEDIYASEANKIQQGDGFSQWVQRNAAEGMPDRLADIHQMPADGGSLINAASAEAAESEGASDHAPQRDQSSLSPQAYRSQSGQGMANLIGSMHNFVDNHPQVSSSGSAPFRPALQPDGLVPSGFVRHQ is encoded by the coding sequence ATGAATCATGTCGATTCCTTAGCAAAAGAGCTACTAAAAGAGAGCGTTCAATGGAAGAAATCTTTTGGTCAAGAACGTGAACTCACATTTAAATACCTGACACCGGATTATCATGACAGTGCATATTATGATAATGGTCAATACTATACTAATTTAAGCCCATTTACCGTTCAACAACGAGAGATCACTCAATCTATTCTCGATGAAATTGCAGATCTAACGGGTTTAAAATTCCGCATGGTTGGCAGCGATGAAGCAAGTAATTTAACCTTTGGTAATTACAATTCTACAACCAGTACTATTGCTGGCTATGCTTATTATCCTAATTCTTCTGAATCTAGTGCCATATGGATAAATACGCATTTTTTACCTAATTTCAAAAAAATAGTTACTCATGAAATCGGGCATGCTCTTGGATTGAGACACACCGAGGATTTGGCAAATCCTAACAGTGTTATGTCGTATGACGATAATATAGATGAGTTACAAGCTGCTGATATTTTAGCTTTACGCCAGTTGTACGAGCGTGATAGCGATCCGATAGCAGAGGAACGGATACAAAGACGTTTGCAGGAAAAGGAACAAATAAGAATACGAGAGCAGCAAGCACAAGAATTGCGACAGGCAAAAGAAATAGAACAGCGGCAGCAAACGATAGAGCGGAGCAGACAAGAATTTATGCGGGAGTCGCAGGCTCGAGAACAGGCATGGAAGCAGCAACAAGAACGAGAAGTGCAACAAATACAGCAAATAGAACGGAAGCAAAAAGAAGAATTACAGAAAAGAGAAGAACTCGCCCAGAAACAAGAGCAGGAACGAATACACAGACGCAGACAAGAAGAAGAAAGGATCCGGGCACTCGACAAGGCACGAGAAGAAGAAGATGCACAAATGGAACGAGAGCATCATGAAGAATCGGTAAGGAGACAAAAACAACAACAACAGATAGAACAAGAATATGCAGAAGAATTGGCAAGGAGACAAAAACAGGATGAACAGAGCAGGCTACAAGAGGTGGAGCAAGTTGAGAAAGAACAATTCAGTGAAACAGATCAAATTCAACGTCGGAATGAATCTGTTTTGGCGGTAAAAATCACCAATGATCATGCTTTTTATAAATTGATTTGTGAGAAGGCGTCTCATTATGACTATTCAGTCAAACAATTTAATTTACTCTATTTTAATATTTCTGAAGTTATGATCAAAAAACCGTTTACCATAAAAGAAATTAATGATTTTTGTCAGCAAAATGATATTTCGCTTTTTTCTAGCGATGAGCTATTAAGTTTAGTGCCTAAAAAAGAACGCCCTGTTTATGTAGAATATGCTGCTAACAGGGGAGGGGCTCCACAGCATGATTATTTATCCGCTAGCGTCGATATTAACGCCTCCTATATAGAAAAAAATGCAATGCCGCAAGAGAGCCAGCAAGATTATATTATCGACGCTGATGTGTTTTATAAATTTATTTATAAAAAATTGTGTAATAGTGAATATACCTATAGCCAATACAATATTTTATATGAGCGCATTTCTGAAGAATTGATCCATACCCGCCTTAGTATTGATGAAATTATGGAAAAATATGCTGAATGTGGTATCTCCCCCCCCATGCAAGAAGAAATTGAAGAGTTAATCACTAAACAAAAACAAACGCGCTCCACGGATAATTTTTATGAAAACACGGGGTTGAATTTTCAAGGTCGCATCAAGATTAACATGCAGGATAAACAACCGGCGCCTTCGGCAGAGGGGGATGGTTTTGAGTTAAATGTTGATTTATTTCAAGCGCGCTCTTTTGAAGATGCGCAAGACAAAAATAACGACGGCATTGCCAATAAGCAAAATATTCTGCGTTCGTTAGAAAGCACCTTAGCCACCTTTAACCACGTGTTTGGTATCAAAAAAGACAATAATCCACTAAAAGCTAATGGCAATACAGCGAGCTTCCGTCTCTTTCTTTTTGACGATGTTGCCAGTTACCAAAAATATTTATCGCAGAGCCGCGGTAAAAATATACCAGGTGGCAGGGCAGCAGAAAATTCAGATAACAATTATATTAGCAATATGTATTCGTATTATGACAATACGCAGTCTGATGCGCCCAGTCACTTAAACCATAAAAGTTACAACTATGTTATCCGCCATGAATTTGTCCAGGCGTTAACCTTTTATCTCACCTCAAAATTGGATCTTGGCAAAGTACTCATGGAAGGCTTAGCCGAATACGTAGTGCACTTAACCGATGGTGACAGCGTGACTGATTTTGCCAAGCGGGTGGGTGATGAGTATAAAGACTATTCTTTAGAACAAATCATTAAAGGAAAGATCGACCCTTACCGAACTGGGGCGGCGGCGGTGGCTTATCTTGAAGAAAGCTATCCTAATTTTATGGATAATTTGCTGTATGCGGCGACAGAAGATAGAAAAACAGACCAAGGCCGCGTTTATTTTAAACAGATGATGGAAGATATCTACGCCAGTGAAGCGAATAAAATACAGCAGGGCGATGGTTTTTCGCAGTGGGTGCAGCGCAATGCGGCTGAAGGGATGCCTGATCGCCTGGCCGATATTCACCAGATGCCGGCCGATGGCGGATCCTTGATAAATGCGGCGTCAGCCGAGGCGGCGGAGAGTGAGGGAGCAAGTGATCACGCGCCACAGCGCGATCAATCATCGTTATCGCCTCAAGCGTATCGCTCACAGTCAGGGCAGGGGATGGCGAACTTAATCGGCTCGATGCACAATTTTGTTGATAACCACCCTCAGGTGTCATCAAGCGGTTCAGCGCCGTTTCGTCCGGCATTACAACCCGATGGATTGGTGCCTTCAGGATTTGTTCGGCATCAATAA
- a CDS encoding 1-acylglycerol-3-phosphate O-acyltransferase encodes MLLVLRVILAVLYCLLVCIFGGMYCLFNPRDPQHVARFGRLFGRLSTLFGLKVEQRMPTGYQHYGNCIYIANHQNNYDMVTTAKITPLGAVTVGKKSLLWIPLFGSLYWLTGNLLIDRDNKTKAHSTITQLVEQIKKRKLSVLMFPEGTRSRGRGLLPFKSGAFRAAMAAGVPIVPICVSTTHGKINLNRFSNGWVIIEMLPPIDTRAYNKEQLHQLTQHCHHLMLEKVKQLDQEVAERVSLEK; translated from the coding sequence ATGTTACTAGTGCTACGTGTGATCTTAGCTGTTTTATATTGTCTCTTGGTGTGTATTTTCGGCGGAATGTATTGTTTATTTAACCCGCGTGATCCGCAACATGTTGCTCGTTTTGGCCGTTTATTTGGACGTCTATCAACGTTATTTGGTCTGAAGGTTGAACAACGGATGCCAACGGGATATCAACACTATGGCAATTGTATTTATATTGCCAATCATCAAAATAATTACGATATGGTCACCACGGCAAAAATAACGCCCCTGGGGGCGGTGACCGTGGGCAAAAAAAGTTTATTGTGGATCCCGTTATTTGGTTCTCTCTATTGGTTAACCGGTAATTTATTAATTGATCGTGACAATAAAACCAAAGCCCATAGCACGATCACACAGCTAGTTGAGCAAATTAAAAAAAGAAAACTTTCTGTTTTAATGTTTCCTGAAGGCACTCGCAGTCGTGGCCGGGGTTTACTGCCTTTTAAAAGCGGTGCTTTTCGTGCCGCTATGGCAGCAGGTGTCCCTATTGTGCCGATCTGTGTTTCTACCACTCATGGCAAGATTAATTTAAATCGTTTTTCGAACGGTTGGGTGATTATTGAAATGTTGCCGCCTATTGATACCCGCGCTTATAACAAAGAGCAGCTTCATCAATTAACGCAACATTGTCATCATTTAATGTTAGAAAAAGTAAAACAATTGGATCAAGAGGTAGCAGAACGAGTATCACTCGAAAAATAA